In a single window of the Arachis hypogaea cultivar Tifrunner chromosome 6, arahy.Tifrunner.gnm2.J5K5, whole genome shotgun sequence genome:
- the LOC112696699 gene encoding signal recognition particle subunit SRP54, chloroplastic isoform X1: MEAVHLSAVASCHFSTSSFSHNRTLYTSSSSSSSSSSSSSVKPNTLCSPWIGSTTPTTSFSTRNLFTNEIWSWVNSKSVTVRRDMRGVVRAEMFGQLTSGLEAAWSKLKGEEVLTKENIVEPMRDIRRALLEADVSLPVVRRFVQAVTDQAVGVGLIRGVRPDQQLVKIVHDELVKLMGGEVCELVFSKSGPTVILLAGLQGVGKTTVCAKLANYLKKQGKSCMLVAGDVYRPAAIDQLSILGKQVDVPVYTAGTDVKPSEIAKQGLADAKKKKMDVVIVDTAGRLQIDKTMMDELKEVKQALNPTEVLLVVDAMTGQEAAALVTTFNLEIGITGAILTKLDGDSRGGAALSVKEVSGKPIKLVGRGERIEDLEPFYPDRMAGRILGMGDVLSFVEKAQEVMQQEDAEELQKKIMSAKFDFNDFLKQTRAVAKMGSVSRVIGMIPGMGKATPAQIREAEKNLKVMEAMIEAMTPEEREKPELLAESPVRRKRVAQDSGKTEQQVSQLVAQLFQMRVRMKNLMGVMQGGSIPTLSNLEEALKTEEKFRFHLVLQGGRRDRNQGNNLWNQQGQRLVVSGAKTEPSRGDQGRLDKRPSAMNLFDVAFFARDNYVPQIIRSIHIAMKFVQDQEFDLTREEMSNIFGRANIRYRGIILVQTQLSHVIILVICVSHYSIFFELKIYKHLTFIRTFQFP; the protein is encoded by the exons ATGGAGGCAGTACACTTGTCTGCTGTTGCCTCCTGCCATTTCTCCACTTCTTCCTTCTCTCACAACCGAACCTTgtacacttcttcttcttcttcttcttcttcttcttcttcttcttctgtcaaACCAAATACGCTATGCTCTCCTTGGATTGGTTCAACCACACCCACTACTTCCTTTTCCACCCGAAACTTGTTCACG AATGAGATATGGAGTTGGGTGAACTCCAAAAGCGTTACTGTGAGAAGGGACATGCGCGGAGTGGTGAGGGCTGAGATGTTTGGGCAATTGACCAGTGGCCTTGAGGCTGCGTGGAGCAAACTCAAAGGGGAAG AGGTTTTAACAAAAGAGAATATTGTGGAGCCTATGCGTGATATCAGGAGAGCTCTTTTGGAAGCAGAT GTTAGTCTTCCTGTTGTAAGAAGGTTTGTGCAAGCTGTCACAGATCAGGCTGTGGGTGTTGGCCTCATTCGAGGAGTGAGACCAGATCAGCAATTGGTTAag ATTGTACACGATGAACTAGTAAAACTGATGGGTGGAGAGGTCTGTGAACTGGTTTTTTCCAAATCAGGGCCCACTGTCATTTTGTTGGCCGGACTCCAGGGAGTTGGGAAAACAACTGTTTGTGCAAAGTTGGCCAACTATCTCAAGAAACAG GGGAAGAGTTGCATGCTAGTTGCTGGTGATGTTTACAGACCTGCTGCTATTGATCAACTGTCTATTTTGGGCAAACAG GTGGATGTTCCTGTCTACACAGCAGGTACTGATGTTAAACCTTCAGAAATTGCTAAACAAGGTTTGGCAgatgcaaagaaaaagaaaatggatgtGGTTATTGTTGACACTGCTGGCAGGCTGCAG ATAGACAAAACAATGATGGACGAGTTAAAAGAAGTGAAACAGGCACTGAATCCAACAGAGGTTTTGCTAGTTGTGGATGCCATGACAGGACAAGAAGCAGCAG CTTTGGTGACTACTTTCAATCTTGAGATTGGAATAACAGGTGCAATCTTGACAAAGCTAGATGGTGATTCAAGAGGTGGAGCAGCCTTGAGTGTCAAAGAG GTATCTGGTAAGCCAATCAAGCTGGTAGGACGAGGGGAACGCATTGAGGATCTTGAACCTTTCTACCCTGATCGAATGGCAGGACGCATATTAGGAATGGGAGATGTCCTTTCATTTGTAGAGAAGGCACAAGAAGTT ATGCAACAAGAAGATGCTGAAGAACTGCAAAAGAAGATTATGAGTGCAAAGTTTGACTTTAATGATTTTCTAAAGCAAACCCGTGCTGTTGCAAAAATGGGTTCTGTGTCCCGTGTCATTGGAATGATTCCTGGTATGGGGAAG GCTACGCCTGCTCAAATTCGAGAGGCAGAGAAGAATTTGAAGGTCATGGAAGCAATGATAGAAGCAATGACGCCGG AGGAGAGGGAAAAGCCAGAACTATTGGCCGAATCACCGGTCAGGAGGAAAAGAGTTGCTCAGGATTCAGGGAAAACAGAGCAGCAG GTAAGCCAACTTGTAGCTCAACTGTTCCAAATGCGTGTTCGCATGAAGAATCTGATGGGTGTAATGCAAGGTGGATCAATTCCAACACTTAGTAATCTTGAGGAAGCACTGAAAACAGAGGAAAAG TTCAGGTTCCACCTGGTACTGCAAGGAGGAAGAAGAGATCGGAATCAAGGAAACAATTTGTGGAATCAGCAAGGCCAGCGCCTCGTGGTTTCGGGAGCAAAAACTGAACCTTCTAGAGGTGATCAGGGGAGATTGGATAAGAGACCGTCGGCGATGAACTTGTTTGATGTAGCTTTTTTCGCCCGAGACAATTATGTTCCCCAAATTATTAGATCAATTCATATAGCAATGAAGTTTGTTCAGGACCAAGAGTTTGATTTAACTCGGGAAGAAATGAGTAATATATTCGGACGTGCAAATATAAGATATAGGGGTATCATTCTTGTACAAACTCAACTTAGCCATGTTATTATTCTTGTAATCTGCGTTTCACATTATTCTATCTTTTTCGAGCTGAAAATATACAAACATTTAACATTTATTCGAACTTTCCAATTTCCATAA
- the LOC112696699 gene encoding signal recognition particle subunit SRP54, chloroplastic isoform X2 yields the protein MEAVHLSAVASCHFSTSSFSHNRTLYTSSSSSSSSSSSSSVKPNTLCSPWIGSTTPTTSFSTRNLFTNEIWSWVNSKSVTVRRDMRGVVRAEMFGQLTSGLEAAWSKLKGEEVLTKENIVEPMRDIRRALLEADVSLPVVRRFVQAVTDQAVGVGLIRGVRPDQQLVKIVHDELVKLMGGEVCELVFSKSGPTVILLAGLQGVGKTTVCAKLANYLKKQGKSCMLVAGDVYRPAAIDQLSILGKQVDVPVYTAGTDVKPSEIAKQGLADAKKKKMDVVIVDTAGRLQIDKTMMDELKEVKQALNPTEVLLVVDAMTGQEAAALVTTFNLEIGITGAILTKLDGDSRGGAALSVKEVSGKPIKLVGRGERIEDLEPFYPDRMAGRILGMGDVLSFVEKAQEVMQQEDAEELQKKIMSAKFDFNDFLKQTRAVAKMGSVSRVIGMIPGMGKATPAQIREAEKNLKVMEAMIEAMTPEEREKPELLAESPVRRKRVAQDSGKTEQQVSQLVAQLFQMRVRMKNLMGVMQGGSIPTLSNLEEALKTEEKVPPGTARRKKRSESRKQFVESARPAPRGFGSKN from the exons ATGGAGGCAGTACACTTGTCTGCTGTTGCCTCCTGCCATTTCTCCACTTCTTCCTTCTCTCACAACCGAACCTTgtacacttcttcttcttcttcttcttcttcttcttcttcttcttctgtcaaACCAAATACGCTATGCTCTCCTTGGATTGGTTCAACCACACCCACTACTTCCTTTTCCACCCGAAACTTGTTCACG AATGAGATATGGAGTTGGGTGAACTCCAAAAGCGTTACTGTGAGAAGGGACATGCGCGGAGTGGTGAGGGCTGAGATGTTTGGGCAATTGACCAGTGGCCTTGAGGCTGCGTGGAGCAAACTCAAAGGGGAAG AGGTTTTAACAAAAGAGAATATTGTGGAGCCTATGCGTGATATCAGGAGAGCTCTTTTGGAAGCAGAT GTTAGTCTTCCTGTTGTAAGAAGGTTTGTGCAAGCTGTCACAGATCAGGCTGTGGGTGTTGGCCTCATTCGAGGAGTGAGACCAGATCAGCAATTGGTTAag ATTGTACACGATGAACTAGTAAAACTGATGGGTGGAGAGGTCTGTGAACTGGTTTTTTCCAAATCAGGGCCCACTGTCATTTTGTTGGCCGGACTCCAGGGAGTTGGGAAAACAACTGTTTGTGCAAAGTTGGCCAACTATCTCAAGAAACAG GGGAAGAGTTGCATGCTAGTTGCTGGTGATGTTTACAGACCTGCTGCTATTGATCAACTGTCTATTTTGGGCAAACAG GTGGATGTTCCTGTCTACACAGCAGGTACTGATGTTAAACCTTCAGAAATTGCTAAACAAGGTTTGGCAgatgcaaagaaaaagaaaatggatgtGGTTATTGTTGACACTGCTGGCAGGCTGCAG ATAGACAAAACAATGATGGACGAGTTAAAAGAAGTGAAACAGGCACTGAATCCAACAGAGGTTTTGCTAGTTGTGGATGCCATGACAGGACAAGAAGCAGCAG CTTTGGTGACTACTTTCAATCTTGAGATTGGAATAACAGGTGCAATCTTGACAAAGCTAGATGGTGATTCAAGAGGTGGAGCAGCCTTGAGTGTCAAAGAG GTATCTGGTAAGCCAATCAAGCTGGTAGGACGAGGGGAACGCATTGAGGATCTTGAACCTTTCTACCCTGATCGAATGGCAGGACGCATATTAGGAATGGGAGATGTCCTTTCATTTGTAGAGAAGGCACAAGAAGTT ATGCAACAAGAAGATGCTGAAGAACTGCAAAAGAAGATTATGAGTGCAAAGTTTGACTTTAATGATTTTCTAAAGCAAACCCGTGCTGTTGCAAAAATGGGTTCTGTGTCCCGTGTCATTGGAATGATTCCTGGTATGGGGAAG GCTACGCCTGCTCAAATTCGAGAGGCAGAGAAGAATTTGAAGGTCATGGAAGCAATGATAGAAGCAATGACGCCGG AGGAGAGGGAAAAGCCAGAACTATTGGCCGAATCACCGGTCAGGAGGAAAAGAGTTGCTCAGGATTCAGGGAAAACAGAGCAGCAG GTAAGCCAACTTGTAGCTCAACTGTTCCAAATGCGTGTTCGCATGAAGAATCTGATGGGTGTAATGCAAGGTGGATCAATTCCAACACTTAGTAATCTTGAGGAAGCACTGAAAACAGAGGAAAAG GTTCCACCTGGTACTGCAAGGAGGAAGAAGAGATCGGAATCAAGGAAACAATTTGTGGAATCAGCAAGGCCAGCGCCTCGTGGTTTCGGGAGCAAAAACTGA